The genomic segment CTTCTCCCCGACCGGTACCGCCTGCCCCTGATCCTCTGCTACGTCGAGGGCGAGACGCGGGAGGCGGCCGCGGCGGCCCTGGGCGTGACCTGTGGGATCATCAAGGGGCGCGTGCGGCGAGGGTGTGAGGTGCTCCGCGTGCGTCTGACCCGGCGGGGCGTGACGCTCCCCCTCGGCGTTCTCGCGGCCGCAACCGCTCCCCGGGCGCTCCGGGCTGTGGGGCCGGAGGCGGTCGTGACGGCAATCGGAGTCGGCGGCTCGCTCCGGGCGGCTCAACTCGCACGGGAGATCGTGATGGGCTCGGTGATGTCGAAGGTGATGAAGTGCCTCCTCGCGGGCGTCCTCTTGGCGGGAACCACCGCCGCGCTCGTCGCTACGGGCGCCCCACCCGGGGCATCGCCTCCGCCGGAGGAGAAGGCCGCGAAAGGGCCCGCGGCTGAGGCCCCGAAGGGGGATCGGCTGAAGGCTCTGCTCAAGGAGCGTCGGGACTACGCCAGGGACCAGTTCGAAATTTGGGAGAAGGCGTCACGAGAGCGCATGCAGACCGTCGACCAGAAACGGGAACGGATCGGGTCCGCCGGCACGAACGACACAAACCTGATTACCGACTACCGTTTGGCCATCGCCGAGTTCGAAAAATCCTGCGATCAGCTCTTCGTGTGGGCCAGATACCTGCTCGAGTCCGAAGTCGCCTTGAGTGGCAATGAGAGGGCCGCCCGAATCGCTGCGTACGAAGTCCATTTGGCTCGCATAAAGGCCGTTGAAAAAAGGCTCGGGAAGCCCGAGTACGGAAACTGGGTCCCGGCGACTGCTGCCAAGTATCACCGACTGGATGCAGAAGTGCTGTTAGAGCGTTGCAAGGCCGACTGAGGCATGGGCGGAGAAATAATGTCCCCGCTTGCTCGCGTTGTGGTGCAGGCGTCCCGCCTGCTTCGACAAAGGCAGCAGGCGTCCGCTTGCACCACAAGAAAAGCAACTGGTAGATCACCTTCCCGCTTCTGCCTGAGGCCGGGCGAAGGGCCCATCGACCGCTCCCATCGGGGCGTAACGCCCCGATGAATCGCGGTGCGGGTCGCGGGATAGCAGCACCGGCAAGCACGGCTCTTCTTGACGGCACGGTTAGGACGTACGGATGTACCCGCATCAACACGCCGCGATCCTGTTCAACCGGTGATTCTGTAGGGCCGCTGAGCAACCGAAGAGTGTAGAGTGGCTTTGAGGCGCCGAAGCCTCAAAGCGGGTAGAGCAGTTATGAGAGGTAAAAGGTTTCCCCTCTCCGGGTGCGGGGGCGCTCCGCTACTCTAAATCAGCGGAGCGCCTTTGAGCGGCCGAGGTCCTCCCTCACCGGACTCGAAGGCTCGCCACTTTCTCCCGCAAGGGAGAGAGCCAGAACCACCTTCGCCTCGGTAGCTTCTAATCATGCCCGCTCCCGACCCGGACTCCCCCCCCGGCGTTCCTCGCGACCTGTCACCCGCAGCCCCACCGCTCATCGCCGAGAAGCTCCGCCGGTGGCTCGAATGGACGGTTCAGGCCGGCGCGTCCGACCTGCACGTCGTCGTCGGGCACCCGCCGGTCATCCGCCTCCACGGCGACCTCACCGAACTCCCGGAAGAGCCCGTCGCGGAGGACGAGGCCGAGACCCTTCTGTTGTCCGCGTGCCCGCACGACGCCC from the Frigoriglobus tundricola genome contains:
- a CDS encoding RNA polymerase sigma factor is translated as MSGTGTGNNVSRWMDQFADTGATDRELLRRYTEHADQGAFEVLVRRHHDLVLAASARVLADPNDVADAVQATFLILVRRARRTDWRPNLGPWLYGVAHRVSVRLQARSWRRPVPLGGADPVAPSVGPDLSRSEACALLHAELDLLPDRYRLPLILCYVEGETREAAAAALGVTCGIIKGRVRRGCEVLRVRLTRRGVTLPLGVLAAATAPRALRAVGPEAVVTAIGVGGSLRAAQLAREIVMGSVMSKVMKCLLAGVLLAGTTAALVATGAPPGASPPPEEKAAKGPAAEAPKGDRLKALLKERRDYARDQFEIWEKASRERMQTVDQKRERIGSAGTNDTNLITDYRLAIAEFEKSCDQLFVWARYLLESEVALSGNERAARIAAYEVHLARIKAVEKRLGKPEYGNWVPATAAKYHRLDAEVLLERCKAD